The following is a genomic window from Sporosarcina jeotgali.
ACGTTACTTTGTCAGTAAGACCAAGTGTATCCATCAGCCCTTCAACGATTCCCTTCATTACAAAGAAATCGACTTTCTTATTTTCTTGCTGCCATGCGTGGTCCACCCATTTGCCCGTGATCACTGCTGCAACGTGACCGACTTCTTTCGGAAGCCCATCTTCCTGCGTTCCTAAGAACACAGAACCCGTTTCATATAACGAAACCGTATCAATGCGACGCGCTACGTTGTAAGTTGTCGCATCCAGCAAGTGTGGTAGCAAACTTTGACGCAATATGCTGCGATCTTCACTCATTGGCATAAGAAGTTCAGTAACCGGAGCTGTCTCCAGTGCAAAGCTTTGAGATTCTGCCCGTGAAGTTAATGAATACGTGATTGCCTGGTAAAGACCAGCGCTCTCCATATAACGGCGAACGAGACGGCGTTTTTCCTGGAAGCTGTTCAATCCGCCCGGAACACTTTCACCAATTGGCAGTGTCATCGGAATTTCATCGTACCCATATAGACGTGCAATTTCTTCGATTAAATCTTCTCGAATCCGCAAATCTTGTCTGCGAGTTGGCGCATCGACGACCAATTGGCCATTCGCTGCTTCAACAGGAATTTGAAGTCGGCCTAAAATCGAGACCATTTCGTCCATCGGAATCTTCATTCCAAGGCGCTGGTTCACATAGTCCGGTGACAATAAAATACGGACGGATTCTTTATCCAACTCATCGAATTGAACCGATCCTGCTAACACTTCTCCGCCTGCTAGTTCAGCCATCAGTTGCGCTGCACGTTCTGCCGCTTCTGCCACTCGGTTCGGGTCTACGCCCTTTTCAAAACGTGTACTTGCATCACTGCGCAAGCCAACGTCTTTCGAAGTTTTACGAACAGATGCAGGCGCAAAATAAGCGGATTCAATGACAACTGTTGTTGTGCCGTCGTGAACTTCGGAATTCGCTCCACCCATGACACCCGCAAGTGCTACAGGCTCTTTACCATTCGTAATCACAAGCTGATCTGCATGTAATGTACGTTCTACATCATCCAGTGTCGTCATCTTTTCACCTTCTGCTGCGTGACGAACGACGATTTCCTTTGTCGCTAGACGATCGTAGTCAAACGCATGCAACGGCTGGCCGTACTCAAGCAATACGAAATTTGTAATGTCGACAACATTGTTATGCGGACGAACACCTGCAGCCATCAAATAGTTTTGAAGCCAAAGCGGGGATTCAGCAACTTTGACATTTTTCACAACTTTTGCAACGTACATCGGATTGTCTTCTACCGCTTCAACTTTCAACGACAAAACATCTTCTGCTTTTTCATTTGAAGCGGTGTACTCAATTTTAGGAAGCTTGACATCTTCAGATAAAATCGCACCGACTTCATACGCAACACCCAGCATGCTGAGTGCATCCGCGCGGTTCGGTGTCAAATCGAATTCCAAGATGACGTCATCCAATCCTGCTAATGAGAGCGCATCAGTACCCGGTGCAGCATCCGCTGGAAGGACATAAATCCCTTCTGCATAAGCTTTTGCAACGGTCTTGCCTTCAACACCCAGCTCTTGAAGAGAACAGATCATGCCGTTTGACACTTCTCCGCGCAATTTCGCTTTTTTTATCTTCATGCCGCCTGGCAATTTTGCGCCTGGAAGTGCAGCAATAATATTTTGTCCTGCAGCTACGTTCGGAGCGCCGCAAATGATTTGAACCGTTTCTTCACCGACGTTCACCTGGCAAATGTTCAATTTGTCTGCTTCCGGATGCTTTTCACATGATTCAACGTGTCCGACGACGATGTTCGTCAAACCTTCAGAACGGTCGATGATTGTATCGACTTCAATGCCCGCACGTGTAATCTTTTCAGCAAGATCCGCAGGTGCGATGCCTTTTGTATCTACATAGTTTTCCAGCCATTTCGTTGATACGTACATGGGGTCTCCTCCTTACACTTCTGTGCGGTTAAATTGTGATAAGAAACGCATATCGTTCGTGAAGAAATGACGGATATCTTCGACGCCATACTTCAGCATTGCAATTCGCTCTGGTCCCATACCGAACGCAAATCCAGTAAAGATTGAAGGATCGTATCCAGCCATTTCAAGGACATTCGGATGCACCATACCGGCACCCAGGATTTCGATCCATCCAGTTTTCTTACAGACGTTACAGCCTGATCCGCCGCATTTGAAGCATGAGATGTCCATTTCAACAGAAGGCTCTGTAAACGGGAAGAAGCTTGGACGCAGACGGATTTCACGTTCTTCACCGAACATTTTTTTCGCAAATAATGCGAGTGTCCCTTTCAAATCGCTCATTCGAATGTCTTCCCCAACGACAAGACCTTCGATTTGTGTGAATTGATGGGAGTGTGTCGCGTCATCGCTATCGCGGCGATACACTTTACCCGGACAGATGATTTTGATCGGCTCGCCTTTTTTAGCAGCCATTGTCCGTGCTTGGACAGGTGACGTGTGTGTACGAAGCAAGACGTCTTCCGTAATGTAGAACGAATCCTGCATGTCACGTGCTGGGTGACCTTTTGGCAAGTTCAACGCCTCGAAATTGTAGTAGTCTTGTTCCACTTCGGGACCTTCCGCGACCTCGTATCCCATGCTGATGAAGAAGTCTTCGATTTCTTCAACGACGCGTGTCAGCGGATGATGATTGCCGAGCTTAACCGGCCGGCCGGGAAGGGAAATATCGATTGTTTCTTTTTCAAGTTTTTCATTCACGGCTTGCTGCTCGAGCAATTCCATTTTTTCTTCTAGAGAAGTCGTAACGGTTTCTCGCACGACGTTGACAAGCGCGCCCATTTTAGGACGTTCTTCTGCCGGGAGTTTCCCCATTCCTTTTAACAGGTCCGTGATCGGCCCCTTTTTCCCTAGATACGCTACACGCACGTCGTTCAGTTCTTTCACTGACGCTGCGGTTTCAATTTTCTGCAGTGCTTCCTGCTTTAACTGTTCCAGCTGCTGCTCCATTGTCATTCTCCTTTCAAAATAGCTTTGTTCAATAAAAGCTTAACAAAATAAAAAAACCCGTCCCCTAAAAAAGGGACGAGGACGAATTCGCGGTACCACCCTGATTATCATGCCAGTCGTGCGCATGATCTCTCAACTTCGGAATAACGGTCCGTAGCCGGCTCATCTTTACAGCGAAATGCTGGTCCTGAAGGCAGCTCGCGGGGTGAACGGTAACAGTTTCGACCATCCATACTTCCAGTCAAGGTATGGACTCCCTAGCGTCAAATGTTCTGTATCCTCTTCCCGGTCAACACTTTTGTTGTCTGTTGCTCTTGTATACTTCATCAGTATAGCGGAATCCGCTTCATACTTCAATACTGGAGCGACTTAGCGGCGTCCATATGTGTACAGCAGGATGCCTGCTGCTACTGCGACGTTCAACGATTCTGCTTCCCCGTACAATGGAATCTTCACAATCGTATCCGCTTGCTCAAGGTATTCATCTGAAACTCCTGCCCCTTCATTGCCCATAAGAAGCGCAAAAGCAGGCATTGCGTCTACCGTGAAATGATCTTTCGCTTGCTGCAGACCTGTTCCAATGACTTGCAGACCGTTTTGTTTGGCGCGGTCAATCCATTCGCTCAAATCCCCTTTTACGATGGGGATATGGAAATGGGAACCTTGACCAGAACGAACGGTTTTCGGATTGAATGGATCCGCACACCCCTTGCCAAGAATCACTGCGTCCATTCCAGCAGCATCCGCTGTACGAATCATTGTACCGATGTTGCCCGGATCTTGGACTGCATCGATGAATAAAAGACGTTTCCATTCGGAATACTTATCTTCTGAAGGAATCGGCTGTTTGCAATGTGCAAAAATGCCCTGCGGGTGCTCCGTTTCAGAAATTTCAGCAGCTACCGCTTTCGTCATTTCAATGATTTGAATCGAAGACTCTTCTAATTCAAACGGAATTTCAACATCTTCACGGAACATGATATGCAGTACGGAACCTTCGATCTTCAAGGCTTCTTCAACCAGATGATGCCCTTCGATGATGAATTCTTCGGAGCGTTCGCGTTCTTTTTTTGTTGTTATAAGTTTTTTCCAATGTTTCACAAGTGCATTTTGCGTAGATTCAATACGTTTCATAGTGTAGGATGACTTCCTTTTTTTCTTTTCAGTGTATCAAAGACAAGCCCTTTTGGCGATACTAAACTCAAGTACGCTGAAAGGAGGTCAGATGAATGGATTTTCAAATTAGAGATGCAATTACGGCAAATATGACGGATAACAAAGCGCAGGATATCCGCGGCGTCGTGGATGATGCCATTGCGCGCGGAGAAGAACATCTGCTTCCTGGCTTAGGTGTGTTCTTTGAAAAGCTTTGGCAGCGCGCCGATGATCAGGAAAAGATGAAGATTACCGGAGAACTCGAGCATGCTTTTGCTGCACAGTGACTCCAAAATCAAAAGGATTGCAACACACCCGTCAGGTGTAATGCGATCCTTTTTTCATTGGATTACAGTAACGCAGCGAGCAATGCTTTCTGTGCATGCATCCGATTTCCAGCCTGTTGGAACACGACGGACTGCGAACCATCGATAACCGATGCGGAAACCTCTTGACCTCGATGAGCAGGTAAACAGTGCATAAACGTGTAATCGGATTTGGCATGGCCAGCAAGTTCTTCATTGATTTCAAATCCTTCGAAATCTGCCAGACGCTGTTCGGATTGTTCATCGTCTCCCATGCTGACCCATACGTCGGTATATAAAATGTCTGCGTCTGTTGCAGCTTTAACCGGATCAGTCAGCTGGGTCATTGTCACACCTGAAAGCTTAGCGGCATTTTCAATAGACTTTGCGATGTCCGCATCCATTTCATATCCGACAGGTGTAGCGATTGCTGTGTGGAGGCCCATTTTAGCTGCCGCCATGAGAAGGGAATGCGCGACATTGTTGCCGTCACCGATATAAACAAGTTTTAATCCTGCCAGCTTCCCTTTCACTTCTTGGATGGTCAATAAATCCGCAAGCGCCTGGCATGGATGCAATTTGTCCGTCAGGCCGTTAATGACAGGAATTGAGGCATTGTCTGCGAATTCTTTCACCATTTCATGTGAATTCGCTCGAATCATTACGCCATCTAAATACTCAGAGAATACTTTCGCTGTATCCGCAATCGACTCGCCCCGGCCGATTTGAAGTTCCGTTGGATTCATCATCAATGCATGCCCGCCTAATTGGAACATGCCCGCATCGAACGAAATGCGGGTTCGCGTTGAATTCTTTTCAAAGACCATTCCTAGGGTTTTTCCTTCAAGCGGTTTAGAAGCGCCCCCTGCTAAAAAGTCTTTCTTCATTTTCGTCGCTTGTTCTAACAGATAATCGATTTCTTCAGTTGAGAAATCCTCGATCGCTAAAAAGTCTTTTCCCTTCAATTGCTTCTCCATATATTTTAATTCGAATGCGCTTGTCATAAAATCATCCTCCATGAATAAAATTGGTTATTCACAGTATAATTATGAATAATTATAAAGTCAAATGTATTTTTATACTTCACTGGAAATAAAAAGAGACAGACCATCACCTGATCTGCCTCTTCCCTATTTATTCAGAAATAATCTTATCGACTGTTTCTCGGTCAAGCTTTTTAATAACTTCCACAATCAGTTTCACAGCGTTTTCATAGTCATCACGGTGTAACATTGCTGCATGGCTGTGAATGTAACGCGTTGCCACTGTGATTGCGATGGATGGAACGCCATTGCCGCTCAAGTGGATTGAGCCAGCGTCTGTTCCGCCGCCTGACATGGAATCGAACTGATACGGAATGCCGTTTTCTTCAGCTGTGTCTACGACGAAGTCACGAAGACCTTTATGCGCGATCATGGAAGCGTCATAAAGAATGATTTGCGGGCCGTCCCCCATTTTAGCTGCTGCTTCTTTTGCAGTAACTCCCGGTGTATCCCCAGCGATACCGACGTCTACTGCAAAACCGATGTCCGGCTTGATTTTGTTGGCTGCTGTTCCAGCACCGCGAAGACCGACTTCTTCTTGGACAGCTCCGACACTATAAAGTGTATTCGGGTGTCCCTGCTTGTTCAGTTCCTTCATGACATCGATGGCAATCGCACAGCCGATCCGGTTATCCCAAGCTTTGGCAAGCAGATATTTTTCATTATTCATGACCGTGAATTCGAAGTAAGGAACCACCATGTCTCCAGGTGAAACGCCCCACTCCATCGCTTCTTCGCGTGAAGATGCACCGATATCGATGAACATATCTTTAATGTCCACTGGCTTCTTGCGCGCTTCAGCAGGCAAAATATGCGGTGGTTTAGAACCGATGATACCTGTAACAGAATCGCCTTTTCGTGTAACGATTGTCACGCGTTGTGCGAGCATGACTTGTGACCACCAGCCTCCGATTGTCTGGAAGCTTAAGAAACCTTTATCGTCAATGCGGGAAATCATGAATCCGACTTCGTCAAGGTGACCAGCGACCATCACTTTAGGACCTTCTGCATCGCCCGTATGTTTTGCGATGAGAGAACCTAGGCCATCCTGGTCAATTTCATCTGCAAACGGTTCAATGTACCGTTTCATTACATCGCGCGGTTCACGTTCGTTCCCGCCTGTACCTTTTGCATCTGTTAGTTCTTTAAGCATGTGCAGTGTGTCATCCATTTTAGCCAAATCCTTCGACCCCCTAAGTAAATATGTTCCTAGTATAGTACAAGTTGGAGCATTTTCAAAGTTTCCACACCATTCTTACAACAATTCTTTTCGCAGCTGTGCTGGACTTTTAGGTGATAAAAGACCTGGCGGAACGTCGAAAACTGTTTTGGCACCGTGCTGTCCTGATTTGTTTAATCGGTGTGCGGCTCGTGCATAGGCAGTGAGGACACTCGAAGTAAACTCTGGATTGCTGTCCAATGTCAACGAATACTCCATTACCTGGTTAGTGCCATTTCCTGTCTTACCGCTGCGGATGACAAAACCTCCATGAGGCATCGAGCTATGGTTCTGCTGCATTTCGTCTTCGCTGATGAAAGAAACAGTTGTATCATAGTCCGCGAAGTAGTCAGGCATTGTAACAATAGTCTCTTCAACAGCCGCTGCATCCGCGCCTTCTTTTAAGACGACATAACACTCACGGACATGCTTCTCGCGTGTCGATAATTCAGGCTGTTCTCCCGCCCGGACTTTAGAAATCGCTTCGTCTGAAGGAATTGTATATTGGACCGCATTCTTTACACCCTCAATCCGGCGTACTGCATCGGAATGTCCTTGGCTTAATCCTTTGCCCCAGAAAGTATACGTAACGCCGTCAGCCAGCACAGTCTCTCCATATAGACGATTCAATGAGAACAGCCCCGGATCCCAGCCGACAGACAAAAGCGCTGTAGTTCCTGCTGGTTTCGCTGCTTCCTCAAGCGCATCAAAATATTCTGGAATTTTAGCGTGTGTATCGAAACTATCGACTGTTGTAAACAGCTTTGCTAAGGCAGGACCTTGTTCAGGTAAATCCGCTCGAGAGCCTCCGCAAAGAATCATGACATCCACTTCTTCTGTATAGTCTTCCACATTTGCTAATGGATAGACAGAAACCCTGTCACCGACCGGGTGAACGCTATCCGGATCTCTTCTCGTGAAAATTCCAGCCAACTCCATATCAGGTTGTTGGGAAATCGCGAATTCTACCCCTTTCCCAAGGTTACCGTATCCGGCGATTCCAATTCTAATCTTCGGTTCCATGCCTCATTCCCCCATTTCGTTTGACTATTCGTTATTTTACAGTTTTTTTAGTGAGATTGCTATTTTTTCTTAACGTTCAGGTCTTTCTACAATTTCGTCACAAGTTTTACCAGATACCTGTGAATTCCTATCTTGCCCGTTGCTTTAAACTCTCTGCATGATAAAATAAGCATGGGTTTTGATTTCTTGAAATGAGGCGGTACTATGCGTTTTTTTGTTTATTTAATCGTGTTCTTTTCCTTTTTTGATTTGTTCTCCCAGCTCCCTATCATGAGTCCATTTGCACTGTCTTTAGGTGCTTCCACTTTTGTCGCGGGGTTAGTTGTTGGAACTTACTCACTTGCGAACGTTTTCGGCAATGTTATTTCAGGATTTGTTACCGATAAAAGAGGTCCATTCAAAATTTTGCTGATTGGTCTTTTAACGAACGCCGTTGCATTGACGCTCTATTCCACAGTTCATGCCCCTTGGCTGCTGGTCGGTGTCCGTTTCGTTCACGGATTTACCAATGGGCTGATCATTCCTGCGGCTTTTACGTTTTTAGCGAATCGGGCAGAACCGGAAAAGCGCGGAAAAAGCGTGGCCATTTCTGGTGCGTTTGTTGGTATGGCCGCAATCGCAGGTCCTGCGTACAGCGGAATCGTCGCTTCCATTATCGGGAATCCAGTAAAGGGAACTCCCACAATCATGCTCGTGAACGGCATCATCATGGCAATACTTGCACTTTTAGCTTTCTTGCTGCTGCGATCCGTCAAGCGGGTCAAAAAGTCAGCAGTAAAGTCCAAGGAAAAGCATGTTGGAGCATTGTTCCGGCACCCGGGCATTCAACGGGCATTCGCAGGCGCCTTTTTCCTGATGTTTTCACAAGGTGTACTGGCGCTGATCCTGCCGCTAAAGGTCGAGTCACTCGGCTTTGATACTAAAACAACAGGAACCCTGTTAAGCACCTTCGGGATCGTGGCAATCCTCGTCTTTCTATTGCCGATCAACCGCGTTTTCGATCGCGTGAGACCGATGATTACACTTGCCTTCGGGATTTCATTAATGGGAGTCAGCATGCTGCTGTTGAGCCGCGCAGATGAGCTTGGCAGTCTTTATGGAACAATGGCTTTATACGGGGTCGGATTCGCATTTCTCTTCCCATCCATCAACTCATTGCTCATCGATTCTTCCGAAGCTGCCTACCGCGGGAAAGCATACGGTTATTTCTATGCCTTTTTCTCAATGGGGGTTGTCGCAGGTTCGTATACAATCGGAGCCTTGAATTTAAATTTCCGCGGCGCGTTTACCTTTACCGGAATACTCTTGCTGATTGTTGCTGGGTATACTATTTATGGGTTGTTCAAACAACGGACAGCTGCGGCTCTGTGACGGAAATTCCCGAGCGATTAACCTATCAAACTCATTGGAATCGGGCAGTCCGGCTGCTTGTCCATCTATTTACAATCAGTCTTGAAGAATAATCGAATGCAAAACAAAAAACATACTAACTTCTAGTATGTTTTTTGTTTTGCCTAGTATTGCGAAATCTCCCGCTCAAATCTCCTGGAGCTGAAAAGATTTAATCTCTTCAATGAATGCCTCTCCATAAATCTCGAGCTTCGTTTGTCCTACACCTACAACGTCCAGAAACTCTGCAGACGTTGCTGGTTTTTTCATCGCCATATCTTTCAGGGTCTTGTCCGAGAACACAACGAATGGCGGAACACCCGCTTCTTGAGCAAGCTGGCGCCGCAGCTGGCGAAGCTGTTCAAACAATGGATCGTTTTCTGTCAGTGCCTTCGAAACAAATGAACCTTTTCTCATAATCTTATCATTGCCAAGCAGGACTTCCTTGCCGCGCTCAGCGACACGGATTGTCGGAAACTGCCCGTTCTCGACTTGTAAACAGTTCGCCGAAATCAGAAACTCGATAAAATCGGAAACTTCTTTCGCATTCTTTTCTTTCAGTAAACCATATGTGGTCAATTGATCAAACTTAAAGTCCAGCAATTTTTTATTTCTAGAACCTGTCAATACTTGTGCGATCATCGTCTTCCCGAACCGCTGTCCCATTCGAATGACACAGGACAATACTTTTTGAGCTTCCAATGTGACATCCATCTGCTCTCGTGTATCTGTACAATTTGCACATCTGCCGCATTTCGGAGCCTCTTTTTCTCCAAAATACGTCACGATGTATTGCTGCAAACAATTTTCTGTATGGCAGTAGTCGATCATTCCTTGCAGTTTTTCGAGCTCTGCTGGCACTCGGGAAGGATCTGGTGATTGGTCGATAAGAAAACGCTGCGTCTGGATATCTTGAGAAGCAAAAAGAAGCACACATTCACTATCCAACCCATCCCGTCCCGCGCGTCCAGCTTCTTGATAATAGCTTTCCATATTTTTCGGCATCTGGTAGTGAATGACGTATCGGATATTTGACTTGTCAATTCCCATTCCAAAGGCATTTGTTGCGACCATCACCGTTGCTTCATCATTCAGGAAACGTTCTTGCTCGTGATGCCGCTCTGTATCTGACATTCCGCCATGATACTTCGCCACTTCAAATCCAGCACGGTTCAGCAATTCATAGATACTCTCAACCGCTTTTCGGGTTGCTGCATAAACAATTCCAGCTTCCCCTTTATTTTTACTTGCAACTTCTTTGATAAACTTCTCGCGATTTTGTCCTTTTACAACCGTAAACACTAAGTTCGACCGCTCAAACCCTGTCATCACCGTCTGTTCTTCGGGAATTCCGAGCTGTATGCGAATATCTTCCCGAACGTTCGGCGTAGCTGTTGCCGTTAACGCAAGCAAAACCGGTTTTTCATCAAAACAGTTCAAGACACGGCTGATATTTCGGTAACTCGGCCTGAAATCATGACCCCATTGGGAAATACAGTGTGCCTCATCAATTGCAATCATCGGAACGTTCATCCGGCTTAATTCTCTCAGAAATGATTCGGACTCCAGTCGTTCAGGTGCAATGTAAAGAAGGCGATATTGTCCTGCAATCGCATTTTCAAGAATTCCGAAATACTCCTCTGAGGATAACGTGCTGTTTATGTAGGCAGCAGGAATTCCGAGTTGCCAAAGTGCATCTACCTGATCTTTCATAAGGGAAATGAGTGGGGATATGACGAGGACCGTTCCTTCAAATAGCATAGCTGGAACTTGATAGCACAACGATTTTCCGCCGCCAGTCGGCATAACACAAAGAGCATCCTGTCCATCCATCACGTGCTGGATGACCTGCTCTTGACCTGTACGGAATGATGTATATCCAAATTTCTCAGCGAGCACAGCAAGTGCTTGTTCCATCATTTAAAGTGCTCCTTTCATTGGAAACACGTCATTCATTTCCAGAATGACGTGTTTGGTTGTTCCATTCATTTCAAGCTTCTTCATCAGGTGATTCTATAAATAACAATCGTTCTTCTTCGCGACTGTGAATTTCGTTCACAACTAGCAATGCATAGAATTTTTGAAGGACGCTTGGACTAATTCCTTCAGTCTCTCTTAACTTTTCAATATCTCCAACGATGATTCTTATCAAATCATGATCGCGCGTCAGCTGGGTAACCGACTTCTCCATCGCAGGATTTTCTGTAACGATTTCTTGATAAAATCCGCCTTCCTCTGCATCGGCATGACTAATAACGCGAGTCTTCCAATAATCGATTAAATCATTCGCTGCACGGTCTGCATTTTTTTGGTCCCCTTCTTGGAGGAAGTCAATCAGCATCTCTGTTTTTCCCACTGCACCAGATAATCCGCCTTCGTGGATCGCCCGGTGAGATTGTAGTTGTTTTAAAGCCGGTCCCGACATTTCAATCATTCCTTTCCGTTGTTTATCTACTTTAAGAATAGCAGATTACACAGGAGAATGGAACGGACATGAGACAAGCGCTGGGTATGAATTGAAAACTGCATAAAACCGCCGCGCACGGCAGCATTCTTCAATTTAAAAACCTCTTCACCGGATCCCGATCTAAGGAACCAAATGAAGAGGTTTTCGTTTATACTTTGGAAATTTTAAAGTTGCTGACCATTGCCCATGAAAGAATGAGCATTGCAATAACAAGATAAGGCGCCCCCACATATGGGATTGCAAAATATAAAGCAGTTAAAATGACACCAGCTGCGGTAATCGGAACGCCGCGGAAAATGCCGTCGAACTCTTCTACATTATAGCGGGCTAACCGGACTGCCCCGCATGCAATGTAAATAATTGTAGCTGCAATCCCAACCCAGAGCATTTCAGATAATGCAGAGTGATAGATAAGAACTGCTGGTGCGATGCCGAACGAAATGATATCACTTAAGGAATCCAATTCTTTTCCGAATGCTGATTCCGTATGGAAGTGACGAGCTGTCATCCCGTCGAAACGATCAAATAAAGCCGCTAGAAAAATGAAAACTAAACTCATGTGGGACAAGTCTCTGGAAATCAGTATAATGGCAATAACTCCAAAACTTAAGTTTACTAAAGTAATTGCATTCGCCAATTGGGCCTTTACTTTAGTATAATCAATATATCTAAATGAAAACATAACAAACCTCCCAATAATATATACTAGTTAAAGATGGTGATTGTATTGAAAAAGAAACTCTTGAAATCATTCGTGGAACTGACCGGAAATCCAGTATCCTCTGGCATACTGCGCCATTTGGCAGCATCCCGTTTCAGCAAACCTCTCATTAAGACATACTCCTCAGCCTATAAAATCGATGAGGCCAGTATGGAATATCCGAGAGGCCACTACAAAAGTTTACAGGCATTTTTCACCCGCAACCTAAAATCCGGAGCACGACCTTTTGACAATTCGGCTGAAACTCTGATCTCCCCCTCAGACGGACAGCTAAGTTCTTTTGGGCGGGTAGTAGACGGACATCAATTTACAATTAAAGGTCATACATACAGTATAAATGAAATATTCATGGATGAGAAGAGGGCATCTGCTTATAAAAATGGATGGTACTTTGTATTCTATCTTTCTCCTGCAGATTATCATCACTTCCACTATCCTGCAGATGGCCGCGTAATCAGCCGTTACGCTCTTGGATCCACATCATATCCTGTTAATAACATGGGACTTACTTATGGAGACAAACCTTTTGAAACAAACTATCGGCTTATCACTGAACTTTCAACTGAACTCGATCGATTAGCACTTGTCAAAGTGGGTGCACTCAATGTAAACTCCGTACAGCTCTACTCTTCTTCAAAAGAAGCTAAAAAAGGAGAAGACTTCGGATATTTCTCTTTCGGA
Proteins encoded in this region:
- a CDS encoding MFS transporter, which produces MRFFVYLIVFFSFFDLFSQLPIMSPFALSLGASTFVAGLVVGTYSLANVFGNVISGFVTDKRGPFKILLIGLLTNAVALTLYSTVHAPWLLVGVRFVHGFTNGLIIPAAFTFLANRAEPEKRGKSVAISGAFVGMAAIAGPAYSGIVASIIGNPVKGTPTIMLVNGIIMAILALLAFLLLRSVKRVKKSAVKSKEKHVGALFRHPGIQRAFAGAFFLMFSQGVLALILPLKVESLGFDTKTTGTLLSTFGIVAILVFLLPINRVFDRVRPMITLAFGISLMGVSMLLLSRADELGSLYGTMALYGVGFAFLFPSINSLLIDSSEAAYRGKAYGYFYAFFSMGVVAGSYTIGALNLNFRGAFTFTGILLLIVAGYTIYGLFKQRTAAAL
- the recQ gene encoding DNA helicase RecQ; translation: MMEQALAVLAEKFGYTSFRTGQEQVIQHVMDGQDALCVMPTGGGKSLCYQVPAMLFEGTVLVISPLISLMKDQVDALWQLGIPAAYINSTLSSEEYFGILENAIAGQYRLLYIAPERLESESFLRELSRMNVPMIAIDEAHCISQWGHDFRPSYRNISRVLNCFDEKPVLLALTATATPNVREDIRIQLGIPEEQTVMTGFERSNLVFTVVKGQNREKFIKEVASKNKGEAGIVYAATRKAVESIYELLNRAGFEVAKYHGGMSDTERHHEQERFLNDEATVMVATNAFGMGIDKSNIRYVIHYQMPKNMESYYQEAGRAGRDGLDSECVLLFASQDIQTQRFLIDQSPDPSRVPAELEKLQGMIDYCHTENCLQQYIVTYFGEKEAPKCGRCANCTDTREQMDVTLEAQKVLSCVIRMGQRFGKTMIAQVLTGSRNKKLLDFKFDQLTTYGLLKEKNAKEVSDFIEFLISANCLQVENGQFPTIRVAERGKEVLLGNDKIMRKGSFVSKALTENDPLFEQLRQLRRQLAQEAGVPPFVVFSDKTLKDMAMKKPATSAEFLDVVGVGQTKLEIYGEAFIEEIKSFQLQEI
- a CDS encoding hemerythrin domain-containing protein; translated protein: MSGPALKQLQSHRAIHEGGLSGAVGKTEMLIDFLQEGDQKNADRAANDLIDYWKTRVISHADAEEGGFYQEIVTENPAMEKSVTQLTRDHDLIRIIVGDIEKLRETEGISPSVLQKFYALLVVNEIHSREEERLLFIESPDEEA
- the pssA gene encoding CDP-diacylglycerol--serine O-phosphatidyltransferase, whose amino-acid sequence is MFSFRYIDYTKVKAQLANAITLVNLSFGVIAIILISRDLSHMSLVFIFLAALFDRFDGMTARHFHTESAFGKELDSLSDIISFGIAPAVLIYHSALSEMLWVGIAATIIYIACGAVRLARYNVEEFDGIFRGVPITAAGVILTALYFAIPYVGAPYLVIAMLILSWAMVSNFKISKV
- the asd gene encoding archaetidylserine decarboxylase (Phosphatidylserine decarboxylase is synthesized as a single chain precursor. Generation of the pyruvoyl active site from a Ser is coupled to cleavage of a Gly-Ser bond between the larger (beta) and smaller (alpha chains). It is an integral membrane protein.); this translates as MKKKLLKSFVELTGNPVSSGILRHLAASRFSKPLIKTYSSAYKIDEASMEYPRGHYKSLQAFFTRNLKSGARPFDNSAETLISPSDGQLSSFGRVVDGHQFTIKGHTYSINEIFMDEKRASAYKNGWYFVFYLSPADYHHFHYPADGRVISRYALGSTSYPVNNMGLTYGDKPFETNYRLITELSTELDRLALVKVGALNVNSVQLYSSSKEAKKGEDFGYFSFGSTILLFVAGETPFTPDGSEKGAIRVGETIGTWQPHTPSSKN